The sequence below is a genomic window from Paenibacillus sp. DCT19.
TGATGCTGCTCCTAAAAGCCAACGTTATTCTGTAACGAATGACGTACAGAAGTTGCTTCGGGACAGACTAAGCAAAGTTTCGGATGGGGTGACAGAGTGAATGAGAGAATTGCCCAGTACAAAGACAAGACGGTTCAGTACTGGAATAGTTTTAGCAAAAAACAAAAGGTATTACTGGTATCTACCTTTTTATTTTTAATCATGGCAGCAGTTGTTCTAACCATGCAACTCTCCAAAACGGAGTATGAGGTCGCCTTCAGAGATCTGAACTCTAGTGACTCGGCGGGAGTTATCGCATACCTAGATTCAGCCAATATTCCTTACAAATTAAGTGCAGATGGCAAATCGATCTCCATTCCTAGTACGGATGTTGCAATTACGAAAGTGAATGTCGGATCACAAGGTATTATCCAAAACGGTTCGTTAGGTTACAAAGCATTCTCAGAATCCTCGTCTCCAATTGGGATGACGGATAAAGAATTTGATGTGAAATACAACAGTGCGTTAAACGGAGAAGTGGAGCAATTACTTCAACGGATGCAAGGAATTCAGGATGCCAAGGTGCTCGTGAATATGCCAAAGGATAACATCTTCGCTGGCTTAGAAGAGCAAGACAAAGCATCCGCATCTGTAGCCCTACAATTCAAACCGGGTTATCACCCAAATCAAGCAGCAGTTGATGGGTATTTTAATTTGGTTAAAACCGCTATTCCTAATCTACCAATAGAGAATATTACAATTACCAATACAGATGAAGCAGAGCTCATTCCAACAGCCCGAGGTGGCAGTGGTGGCTTGTCATCTGAAGTTCAAGAGAACATGGCACTTCAGAAGAAATTTGAAAATGATGTTCGTAACAACGTGAAGCAATTCCTTTCACAAATCGTAGGCGAAGACAAAGTTAACGTTCTTGTCGTTTCTACATTGAATTTTGACAAGGAAACTAGAACAGAAAATAGAGTAGAGCCAGTCGATGTTGAAAATATGAAAGGTATTGAGATTAGTGTACAAGAGATTCAGAAGAGTTATACCGGAGCGAGTACACCTACAGGTGGCGTAGCTGGTACGGGGCAGGAAGAAGTTCCGGGTTATCCATCGGCTGATGCAACAGGAAATTCAACCTCTGAAGAATCATCAAGCACTAAGAATTACGATGTTAATCGAATTGTTAAAGATATTGTGGCAAGCCCATATTCTGTAAAAGACTTAACCATTAACGTGGCTGTTGAACCACCAGCAGGTCAGACAGAATTGCAAGCGCCAGTTCAAGATGCGATTGAAAATATCTTGGTGAATATCGTTCGTGCTTCACTTGCTGACACAGGCACGGTTATCACTGACGCGGATCTGGCTAAAAAAGTATCTGTTATCTCACAAGGCTTCCAGACTACAGATACAGCGGAAACAGGATTCCCACTTTCAACAGGAATGCTATGGGGCATAGGTGGACTGGTTGCAGCATTGATCGCAGCCGTTGTGATCCTGCTTGTACGCCGTCGCCGGAAACAAAACGAAGAAGAAGAAGAGGAAATCCCTCTTCCGGTAGCAACAGAGTTCCCGTCCATAACGTTGGACAGTGTAACGAACGAAAGTCAGGTGCGCAAACAATTGGAGAGTTTGGCGAAGAAAAAGCCAGACGAATTCGTCAATCTGCTGCGTACATGGCTGGCTGACGAATAGAGGTGGACGCATTGGCAAAGGCAAGCAATCAGGGACTAAGCGGAAGACAAAAAGCAGCTATTTTGCTCATAACACTTGGTCCAGAGGTATCGGCACAAATCTTCAAGCATCTTCGTGATGAGGAAATAGAACAATTGACGTTGGAAATTGCTAACGTTCGTAAAGTGGATGCCGCGGAAAAAGACATGATTATGGCTGAATTTCATCAGATCTGCCTGGCTCAGGAATACATTTCTCAAGGCGGTATCACATATGCGAGAGAGATTCTCGAGAAGGCATTGGGATCTTCGAAAGCTCTTGAAGTCATTAATCGCTTGACGGCAACACTGCAAGTTAGGCCATTCGACTTTGCTCGTAAAGCCGATCCGAATCAAATTTTGAACTTTATTCAAAATGAAAGTCCACAAACGATCGCTTTGGTACTATCCTATCTGCAATTCGAGCAAGCTGCAGCGATCCTTTCCTCTTTACCACAGGAGAAGCAGGCTGATGTGGCTAGAAGAGTGGCGGTCATGGATAGTACTTCTCCGGAAGTTATCGCACAGGTGGAACGGGTGCTGGAGCAAAAATTGTCTTCAACCGTTACGCAGGACTACACGAATGCTGGTGGTATCGAGTCAATCGTTCAGATTTTGAACGGTGTAGACCGTGGTACAGAGCGTACGATTTTGGATTCTCTCGAGATACAAGATCCAGAGCTTGCTGAAGAGATCAAAAAGCGGATGTTTGTCTTCGAGGATATCGTCAACGTCGACGATCGTTCGATTCAACGAATTATTCGCGATATCGACAACGCAGATCTGCAGTTGGCGCTCAAAGTTGCTAGCGAGGAAGTACGCGATGCGGTGTTCCGGAATATGTCGAAACGGATGTCCGAAACGTTCAAGGAAGAAATGGAGTTCATGGGACCTGTACGATTGCGTGATGTGGAGGAAGCACAGACTCGTATCGTAGGTACAATCCGTAGGTTGGAAGAAGCTGGTGAGATCATTATCGCTCGTGGTGGAGGAGATGATATCATTGTCTAATTTGATTAAATCTTTCCAGTATGTTCCGGTAGATGACCGCAAACGACTTGAAAATCATCATCATTATGGAGATTCGGAAGCGGAATTCGAAGAGGTACGAGATGAAAGTGCTGAAGCAGAACAGCTGCAAGCACGTGTAGACGAGGAGTCACAACGACTCACTGCAGAGATGCTGGAGGATGCGAAGGAGTTTGCAGAAAAGCAGGTGCGGGAAGCTTCTGAGGAGGCGGAACGTTTGCTTCAAGAAGCCCGTGAACAGATTGATACCTGGTGGCAGGAGCAGCGCATGCAGGATGAACATCTTACTGAAGCGATGCGATCACAAGGCTTTCAGCAAGGGTTTGAAGAAGGCAAAGTGCAGGCTGAACTGGATCTCCAAGTGCAGATCGAAGAGATGATGAAAGAAGCTCGTGAGGTTCTTGAAGAGGCTTATGTTGCTAAAGATCAGATTATTCAAGAAGCAGAACCATTTCTAGTTGATCTAGCTTGTGGTATTGCTGAGAAAGTAATTGATATGCAACTTACTGTGGAGCCAGAACAAATGCTTGAATTGATTCGTCAAAACCTATCGCGCAAACGAGAACAGGGAATGATCACATTATGTGTAGCACCAGATCAGTTTTCGTTTGTGCAAGCAGCACGGGAAGAGTTATCGCTAGCGATTGACTCACAAGCTGAATTACAGATTTTGCCTGATGCAACCGTCAAAGACAAGGGATGTGTCATACGTTCTTCCTTCGGTAGCGTGGATGCTCGTATTGATACTCAACTCACTGAAATTAAAAAGGAACTGATCCGCTTAGCACTTGAGGATGAGGGGCGAAAAAATCAACATGAAGGTTCTTAGTTCACAGCGGTATATGGAACACTTAAAAGGTTTTGACCCTGTCCGGGTTAACGGAAAAGTGACTCAGGTTATTGGATTAATGGTTGAATCTGAGGGGCCAGATGCAAGCATCGGTGACGTATGTTACATCTACCCTGGAAAATCAGCTAAACCACTTCAGGCAGAGGTTGTTGGGTTCAGAGATAACAAAGTATTGTTAATGCCATTAGGTGAATTGCAGTCGATCGGGCCGGGTTGTGATGTTGTAGGAACTGGCAAACCGCTCGGTGTACAGGTAGGTTCGGAGCTGCTTGGCAAAGTACTTGACGGATTGGGACAGCCGCTGGATGGTTCGCTTCTACCTTCAAGAATGCCTACGTATTCAACCTCCAATACACCCGTCAATCCGATGGATCGACCGCGCGTACTGGAGACGATGGGGGTTGGCGTTCGTGCCATTGATGGACTGCTAACCGTCGGTAAAGGTCAACGGGTCGGGATTTTTGCGGGATCTGGTGTCGGTAAGAGTACATTAATGGGCATGATCGCTCGAAACACAGCCGCTGACGTGAATGTAATCGCACTTGTTGGTGAACGGGGACGTGAGGTTCGCGACTTTATTGAACGGGATCTAGGACCAGAGGGATTGGAACGATCTGTTGTGATTGTAGCGACTTCCGATCAACCTGCACTGATTCGGATCAAGGGAGCGGTCATTGCAACGACGATTGCAGAGTATTTCAGGGATAGAGGCATGAACGTCATGCTGATGATGGACTCCGTCACACGTTACGCAATGGCACAAAGGGAAGTAGGACTCGCTGTTGGAGAGCCGCCTGCGATGAGAGGATATACGCCTTCTGTTTTTGCTAGCCTTCCCAAATTGCTAGAGCGAGCAGGAACTGGTCCAACGGGCTCAATTACCGCCTTCTACACGGTTCTCGTTGATGGTGATGATATGAATGAACCGATTGCGGATGCAGTGAGGGGTATACTCGATGGTCATATTGTATTAAATCGTGCTATTGCAAACAAAGGCCACTTTCCAGCCATCGATGTACTTGCGAGTATTAGCCGTGTCATGAAGGACATTGCACCTCAAGAGCAGATCGAAGCAACGAATAATATGAAGCGATTAATGGCTGTCTATAAAGAATCCGAGGACTTGATTAACATTGGAGCCTATCAGAGAGGTTCCAATGCCGCGATCGACGAATCAATGGATCAGATTGATAACATTTGGAATTTTACCAAACAAAAAGTAGATGAAAAAGTGACACTGAGTGAAGTACAGGAACGTTTGATTCTTGAGTTTGCAAGGAGATGAATGAGTAAGCGATGAAATTTCTATATCATTTCCAGAAGGTTGTTGACCTGAAGAGCAATGAGAAAACACAAGCGGAGTGGATGTTATCCACAGCCATCGGTAAACTTCAGACGGAAGAAGAGCATCTTTTACAACTTTTGAATGATAAAAATGATTTGATCCAAGTGATTCAATCGACAACGGAAAGCACAGCCTCCGTATCTACTCTACAAGAAATGCAACGATATGTTCATCACCTGGATGAATGCATCAGTAGAAAGAATACGGATGTAAAGCATGCTCAGGTCAATGTAGAACGAAATAAAACGTTCCTAAATGGCAAAATGGTGGACGAAAAAGTATGGCTTGAAGCGAGAGACAAGGCCAAGATCAAATTTCAGCAGGAGATGCTCCTCCGTGAACAGAACGATCTGGACGAGATGGCTACTGTACGCTTCGCTGCAAAAGCCGGACGGGCAATGTAATAGAAGTCTGGAAGCGAGGTTGCCCTCGTGAGGGAGGAATAAACGATGGCTGTAAAAGACACAGAGGACATGGAAAAAGAATCAAGCGGTGGCTGGGAAAAGTTTCTAATGATCTCTATTCCAATTGTATTCACTGTTGTACTGCTTGGGGTACTACTTACCCTATTTAATGTAGACATTCGCAATAACTTACTAGATTTAGCTAATAAAATTCCAATCGTCAAGGACTGGGTTCCTGAGCCTGTGTTAGATCCGGAGAAAGAGAAACTAGAGAAGAGCGAAAAGCAAGTTGAAAGTGCTGAAGCGACGATCGAGAAGCTCAAATCTCAAGTTGCTGCGAAGGAAACGGAGCTTCAAGCAGCTAAGGATGCTACGACTACAGAAACACAGAAAGCTAGCGATTTGCAAAAAAAATTAGATGAAGCTGAGCAGGCTGCTGAAACAGCTGCACAGGCTACTCCAGAGACACCTTCTGATTACCAAAAACAGATCAAAGATTTGGCTAAAATGTATGCAGACATGAGTCCAAGTAAAGCAGCACCGATTTTGCAAAACATGACGAATGAAGAAATGGTTCTTCTGCTGAGTGCGATGCAATCTACATCTCGGACTAGAGTACTTGAGAAGATGGATCCCAAGACAGCTGCAGATGTCACCATGTTGATGAAGGATGCCAAACCATCTGGAGACTTGGCCATCGATGCACTGCAATCTAGATTGAATAAGGAAGCGACAACAACGGCAGCGGCTACGACAACATCGAAGAATTTAGACAAAAACCAACTTAGTCAAACCTTTGCTAGCATGTCAGCTTCAAGTGGTGCAAAACTACTGCTCGAAACATATAAGCTCAGTCCAGACAAAACGTTGACCATTTTGAACTCAGTGGATGATGCCACTCGTTCGCAGTTGCTTGAGAATATGTCTACCGAGAATTCAGTGGAAACGGCCAAAATTTTAAACAGACTGATGGGAAATAAGTAGTCGGAGCATCATCTTTTTAACATGTTTCCGAACATTTGAAAGGAGGTGAGAACATATGTCGATCGTATATCAGATGACTACAGCATCCTCAGCGAAAGCGACTGCAACAAATTCAACGACAGGAACCCAAGCAAAGGGAGCTACTACGGCACCAGGGGGAGAATTTATGCAAACCCTCGCAGCATCCTTGAATGGTGGAACTACAGAAGGAAGCAATGCGGCAGCATCAGGGATGTTAAGTGTTAATCCACTCGTAGTTGCATTAGCATCTAGTGAGGAAGATGAGCAAAGCTCGTTAACGGACATACTGAATTCTTTATTCAGCGACTTGGAACCTTTAGATGAAGCTATTGAGCAAGACCCGTCACTTCTTGCCGAACTACAGATTCTCATTCAGCAGATGTACGCTCAGATCACCGATGGTACAGAGCAAGAGAGTGGGACAACAGATACAGATGTCGCTCCAGAGGCATTGAAAGCTGTACCAGCTATTAACCTGACGGAACATCCGACAGTAGCTCGTTTTGTGTTGCAGGATGCTCTTACACAAATGGCGACAAACCTAGTTAACCCTGATGGTACTCTTAATAAAAACACAAGTGAGTTTAAGAATCTCCTGCAGAATCTACAGAATCATTTACAGAACTCAGGTGTGGATTTAAGCAGTAGTAAGGGCTGGGCAGATCTTAAATCTATTGTGGATACGTTAGTAGCCATAAAGGATCAGAATGTACAAGTCACTCAAGCGAGTACAGGCCAAGCACTGAATAAGCAAGATGCAGTGATCTCTCAGCTCCTTATTGCGTCAGCAGCAGGTAAGGGTACTCAGGCTACGATGGAGACAGGAACGAATTCTTCTGTAACGGCAAGCACAGATGTAGAGTTGGATCATTCCACTGTAATTACAGCTGGTGAGTTATCTATGCGTACTTCGGGTACTTCTGCAGCTAAACCTGCGGAGCCTGTTATGCAAGCTTCACAGTTTGCTAAGGAAATGACGCAGTTCGTTGTGAACAAGTTGGATATCGTTCAGAAGAATGGATTCTCTGAAGCGACGATTTCACTTCGTCCGGAGCATTTAGGTAAGTTGGATGTTCAGATCACGTTACAGAACGGACAATTGGTTGCTCGTTTTATGACAGAACATACCATGGCGAGAGATATGCTTGAACAACAGATGATGCAACTACGTAGTTCACTTCAAGCCCAAGGGATTCAAGTAGAACGACTTGAAGTTACACAGAACAGCTCACTGGGATCTCAAATGTATCAGGATGGTGGACGTCAGCCAGGAAGTAACTCCCAGCAGCAACGTCGTTCGCGTGAACGTGAAGAGCAATCTGATGATGCTATAACAACAGCAGGGATCCAGGAAGAATTGCGTAACTGGCGCAGCGAGCAAGTAGAGGGTCAAGAGCTTAAACGGGATTCATTTACAGCAGAAGCTTAATAGAAATGAGGTGAATATATGGCTAATGAAATCGTTTCAACCAACAATACCTGGCCAAACTACTCGGCAGCGAACAAAGCAACGACAAGTGCTGCTACAAAGGAGTTAGGGAAGGATCAGTTTCTCAAAATTTTGATTACTCAGCTTCAGAACCAAGATCCGATGCAGCCGATGGAGGATAAAGAGTTTATCGCTCAGATGGCGCAGTTCAGTTCGGTCGAACAATTGGTTAACATTTCATCACAACTGAAGACTTTGAACCAATCCCTGGGTGCTGTGTCTGGCATGATTGGTCGAGAGATCAGTTGGCTTTCTTCTAATAAAGCAGATAACGGAACGCTTCGTCAGGGCATTGTAGATTCAATCGTTGTTCGTGATGGTGTACAGTACGCTAAAGTGGGCAATGACGAAATCAAATTGGATGAGATTATTCAGGTAACCAATCCGAAGGAACCGGAATCAAGTGATCTGAATCAGCCGCAGCAAAGTGAACCTCAGGTTCAAAACACTACGGATAACGTAACAGACACAAACGAAAGCCCAGTTAATCCAGAAGCAACCGAGCGGGCGGATGACAGTGAGAACTTGTTATGAGTGATCGCATAACGGTTGGACAGTTATACACAGGGATAAATACACCAAATTTGCTGAGTCGATCCAAGCAAGCGGAATTATCCACAACTCCGGAGCGCCCCTTTGCTCAGGTTTTGGAAGATAATCTTCTAAAGTTAAGCAATCACGCTGCCAAGAGATTGGAACAACGTGGCATTGAACTGAAAAGTGAGCAAATGCAGCAAATTGGTACAGCGCTAGACAAAGCTGCTGCCAAAGGAGCGAAAGAGTCTCTGATTTTAATGCAGGATCTTGCCTTTATCGTGAACGTCAAAAATCGCACCGTCGTAACTGCCATGGATAGTGAAAGTATGAAGAACAACGTATTCACTCAAATTGATAGTGCTGTCATTATTTCTTAACCGGCTGGCCCTTCTCGGGAGCCGGAATGCCGCTGACCGATTGATGCGGTAAACCAAATTATGGCTGGGAGGCTTTTCTAAAATGTTGAAATCAATGTACTCAGGCGTTTCCGGGATGCGGGGTTTTCAAACAAAGCTAGATGTTATCGGTAATAATATTGCGAACGTGAATACGGTTGGTTTTAAAGGTAGCCGCGTCATGTTCAAAGATATTATGAGCCAAACAACAGCTGGGGTAACTGCTCCAGGAGATGCAACTGGTGGTGTGAACGCGAAACAAATCGGACTCGGGGTATCGATTGGTTCAATTGATACGTTGCACTTGGCAGGTAGCCCGATGACAACGAACAATCCTACAGATTTGCGGATTAACGGGGATGGATTCTTCTTGGTACGCCTCAGTGAGGATCAAGAGGTTCCTTAT
It includes:
- the fliF gene encoding flagellar basal-body MS-ring/collar protein FliF, with the translated sequence MNERIAQYKDKTVQYWNSFSKKQKVLLVSTFLFLIMAAVVLTMQLSKTEYEVAFRDLNSSDSAGVIAYLDSANIPYKLSADGKSISIPSTDVAITKVNVGSQGIIQNGSLGYKAFSESSSPIGMTDKEFDVKYNSALNGEVEQLLQRMQGIQDAKVLVNMPKDNIFAGLEEQDKASASVALQFKPGYHPNQAAVDGYFNLVKTAIPNLPIENITITNTDEAELIPTARGGSGGLSSEVQENMALQKKFENDVRNNVKQFLSQIVGEDKVNVLVVSTLNFDKETRTENRVEPVDVENMKGIEISVQEIQKSYTGASTPTGGVAGTGQEEVPGYPSADATGNSTSEESSSTKNYDVNRIVKDIVASPYSVKDLTINVAVEPPAGQTELQAPVQDAIENILVNIVRASLADTGTVITDADLAKKVSVISQGFQTTDTAETGFPLSTGMLWGIGGLVAALIAAVVILLVRRRRKQNEEEEEEIPLPVATEFPSITLDSVTNESQVRKQLESLAKKKPDEFVNLLRTWLADE
- the fliG gene encoding flagellar motor switch protein FliG: MAKASNQGLSGRQKAAILLITLGPEVSAQIFKHLRDEEIEQLTLEIANVRKVDAAEKDMIMAEFHQICLAQEYISQGGITYAREILEKALGSSKALEVINRLTATLQVRPFDFARKADPNQILNFIQNESPQTIALVLSYLQFEQAAAILSSLPQEKQADVARRVAVMDSTSPEVIAQVERVLEQKLSSTVTQDYTNAGGIESIVQILNGVDRGTERTILDSLEIQDPELAEEIKKRMFVFEDIVNVDDRSIQRIIRDIDNADLQLALKVASEEVRDAVFRNMSKRMSETFKEEMEFMGPVRLRDVEEAQTRIVGTIRRLEEAGEIIIARGGGDDIIV
- a CDS encoding FliH/SctL family protein, giving the protein MSNLIKSFQYVPVDDRKRLENHHHYGDSEAEFEEVRDESAEAEQLQARVDEESQRLTAEMLEDAKEFAEKQVREASEEAERLLQEAREQIDTWWQEQRMQDEHLTEAMRSQGFQQGFEEGKVQAELDLQVQIEEMMKEAREVLEEAYVAKDQIIQEAEPFLVDLACGIAEKVIDMQLTVEPEQMLELIRQNLSRKREQGMITLCVAPDQFSFVQAAREELSLAIDSQAELQILPDATVKDKGCVIRSSFGSVDARIDTQLTEIKKELIRLALEDEGRKNQHEGS
- the fliI gene encoding flagellar protein export ATPase FliI, giving the protein MKVLSSQRYMEHLKGFDPVRVNGKVTQVIGLMVESEGPDASIGDVCYIYPGKSAKPLQAEVVGFRDNKVLLMPLGELQSIGPGCDVVGTGKPLGVQVGSELLGKVLDGLGQPLDGSLLPSRMPTYSTSNTPVNPMDRPRVLETMGVGVRAIDGLLTVGKGQRVGIFAGSGVGKSTLMGMIARNTAADVNVIALVGERGREVRDFIERDLGPEGLERSVVIVATSDQPALIRIKGAVIATTIAEYFRDRGMNVMLMMDSVTRYAMAQREVGLAVGEPPAMRGYTPSVFASLPKLLERAGTGPTGSITAFYTVLVDGDDMNEPIADAVRGILDGHIVLNRAIANKGHFPAIDVLASISRVMKDIAPQEQIEATNNMKRLMAVYKESEDLINIGAYQRGSNAAIDESMDQIDNIWNFTKQKVDEKVTLSEVQERLILEFARR
- the fliJ gene encoding flagellar export protein FliJ, which produces MKFLYHFQKVVDLKSNEKTQAEWMLSTAIGKLQTEEEHLLQLLNDKNDLIQVIQSTTESTASVSTLQEMQRYVHHLDECISRKNTDVKHAQVNVERNKTFLNGKMVDEKVWLEARDKAKIKFQQEMLLREQNDLDEMATVRFAAKAGRAM
- a CDS encoding MotE family protein, coding for MAVKDTEDMEKESSGGWEKFLMISIPIVFTVVLLGVLLTLFNVDIRNNLLDLANKIPIVKDWVPEPVLDPEKEKLEKSEKQVESAEATIEKLKSQVAAKETELQAAKDATTTETQKASDLQKKLDEAEQAAETAAQATPETPSDYQKQIKDLAKMYADMSPSKAAPILQNMTNEEMVLLLSAMQSTSRTRVLEKMDPKTAADVTMLMKDAKPSGDLAIDALQSRLNKEATTTAAATTTSKNLDKNQLSQTFASMSASSGAKLLLETYKLSPDKTLTILNSVDDATRSQLLENMSTENSVETAKILNRLMGNK
- a CDS encoding flagellar hook-length control protein FliK produces the protein MSIVYQMTTASSAKATATNSTTGTQAKGATTAPGGEFMQTLAASLNGGTTEGSNAAASGMLSVNPLVVALASSEEDEQSSLTDILNSLFSDLEPLDEAIEQDPSLLAELQILIQQMYAQITDGTEQESGTTDTDVAPEALKAVPAINLTEHPTVARFVLQDALTQMATNLVNPDGTLNKNTSEFKNLLQNLQNHLQNSGVDLSSSKGWADLKSIVDTLVAIKDQNVQVTQASTGQALNKQDAVISQLLIASAAGKGTQATMETGTNSSVTASTDVELDHSTVITAGELSMRTSGTSAAKPAEPVMQASQFAKEMTQFVVNKLDIVQKNGFSEATISLRPEHLGKLDVQITLQNGQLVARFMTEHTMARDMLEQQMMQLRSSLQAQGIQVERLEVTQNSSLGSQMYQDGGRQPGSNSQQQRRSREREEQSDDAITTAGIQEELRNWRSEQVEGQELKRDSFTAEA
- a CDS encoding flagellar hook capping FlgD N-terminal domain-containing protein, whose amino-acid sequence is MANEIVSTNNTWPNYSAANKATTSAATKELGKDQFLKILITQLQNQDPMQPMEDKEFIAQMAQFSSVEQLVNISSQLKTLNQSLGAVSGMIGREISWLSSNKADNGTLRQGIVDSIVVRDGVQYAKVGNDEIKLDEIIQVTNPKEPESSDLNQPQQSEPQVQNTTDNVTDTNESPVNPEATERADDSENLL
- a CDS encoding TIGR02530 family flagellar biosynthesis protein, translated to MSDRITVGQLYTGINTPNLLSRSKQAELSTTPERPFAQVLEDNLLKLSNHAAKRLEQRGIELKSEQMQQIGTALDKAAAKGAKESLILMQDLAFIVNVKNRTVVTAMDSESMKNNVFTQIDSAVIIS